In Geopsychrobacter electrodiphilus DSM 16401, a single window of DNA contains:
- a CDS encoding cytochrome c3 family protein yields the protein MIRKLLPFLMLLVLCTPVLAEDTVCLQCHSGQEGRLSAPVALWKTSVHAANGISCNDCHGGDPTDFATAMDPAKGFLGAPKYADVPAFCGRCHVGVLKDYSSSAHGKALTKGGPQCVVCHSNHAVQKASIDLINEKNCTRCHSYERAAKVKAAISQTETKLQQLEGQVEGLHRVGIDTKQISGEIFSTRNNFRRLFHTVNVEKIHAATAGFTTRLDKISAQMNGIEDDLSQRKMFGGLVVLLLIVGGCIAMLIRKSYHEEE from the coding sequence ATGATACGTAAACTTTTGCCTTTTTTGATGCTGCTGGTGTTGTGTACGCCGGTACTCGCTGAGGATACGGTTTGTTTGCAGTGCCATAGTGGTCAGGAAGGCCGGCTCAGTGCTCCGGTCGCATTATGGAAAACCAGTGTGCACGCAGCCAATGGTATCTCTTGTAACGATTGTCATGGCGGCGACCCCACTGATTTCGCTACGGCAATGGATCCTGCAAAAGGGTTTTTAGGCGCACCTAAATACGCGGATGTTCCTGCCTTTTGTGGTCGTTGTCACGTGGGTGTTCTCAAAGATTACAGCAGTAGCGCCCATGGCAAGGCTTTAACCAAGGGTGGTCCCCAATGTGTTGTCTGCCACAGTAACCATGCAGTGCAAAAGGCATCCATTGACCTGATCAACGAAAAGAATTGTACGCGCTGCCACAGTTATGAACGGGCGGCGAAAGTCAAAGCCGCAATCAGTCAAACCGAAACAAAACTGCAGCAACTCGAAGGTCAGGTGGAGGGTCTGCATCGGGTCGGCATTGACACAAAACAAATCAGCGGCGAGATCTTTTCCACTCGAAACAATTTTCGGCGGCTCTTCCACACGGTCAACGTCGAAAAAATTCACGCAGCTACTGCTGGGTTTACCACCCGGTTGGATAAAATTAGTGCACAGATGAATGGAATCGAGGATGATCTTTCGCAGCGTAAAATGTTTGGTGGATTGGTGGTTCTCCTGTTAATCGTTGGTGGTTGCATCGCGATGCTCATCCGCAAGAGTTATCACGAAGAAGAATAA